Proteins encoded in a region of the Pseudomonadales bacterium genome:
- the bioC gene encoding malonyl-ACP O-methyltransferase BioC — protein sequence MKSLPIILLHGWGFSSRIWQPLLQALAVRDCTQVFCLDLPGFGSAFHEHANSNDAVLQYLVEQLPERCVLGGWSLGGMLATQLAAKHPERVAGLITLGSNLYFTADDGWPGMPRQDFQQFCQRFDNQPEKTWQRFLGLQTRGDADCERTNALINTLVDFQDCNAHTATKMLKLLGEIDNRAIFSVLPMPSLHVLGDADAITPAAIAPQLSVMNAQQTTVVLSHSSHAMPVSHAETIADHILQFLQQPSAAISNNSPKKSHIANSFSRAATSYNQAAQLQKIVGEALLATLPDDLQGTALDFGCGTGFISAALQKKHPALRVIGVDLASGMLQTAQQTHAITAVQADMEQLPFATQSTDHLISNLALQWADDLTQCFTEWRRTLKPQGTLRFTTFLPNTLQELKTSWQAVDDAVHVNTFMTQEKIVGALQQAGFSSIETFSAAHVLYYDQLQDLARELKAIGAHNMNSGRPQGLTGKNRWATLITAYEMLRTERGLPATYEVLYVTAA from the coding sequence ATGAAATCTTTACCGATTATTTTGTTACACGGCTGGGGGTTTAGCAGTCGCATTTGGCAGCCACTGTTGCAAGCTTTAGCGGTACGCGATTGCACACAAGTTTTTTGTCTTGATTTACCCGGCTTTGGCAGCGCCTTTCATGAACACGCAAACAGCAACGATGCCGTGCTGCAATACCTCGTTGAACAATTACCAGAGCGTTGTGTGTTGGGCGGTTGGTCATTGGGCGGGATGCTGGCGACACAACTGGCGGCAAAACACCCAGAACGCGTTGCCGGTTTAATCACGCTCGGCAGCAATTTGTATTTCACTGCCGATGACGGCTGGCCTGGCATGCCACGGCAAGATTTCCAACAATTTTGTCAACGATTCGACAATCAACCCGAAAAAACTTGGCAGCGATTTCTCGGCCTGCAAACGCGCGGCGATGCTGATTGCGAACGCACCAATGCTCTTATCAACACTTTGGTAGATTTCCAAGATTGCAATGCACACACCGCAACAAAAATGCTGAAATTACTTGGCGAGATAGATAATCGCGCTATTTTTTCCGTATTGCCTATGCCGAGCTTGCATGTGTTGGGTGATGCAGACGCAATTACACCTGCAGCGATTGCGCCACAGCTTTCTGTTATGAATGCACAGCAAACAACGGTAGTTTTATCGCACAGCAGCCACGCCATGCCGGTATCACACGCCGAAACCATTGCTGACCATATTTTGCAGTTCCTACAACAACCGTCAGCCGCAATTTCAAATAACTCACCAAAAAAATCTCATATCGCCAACTCTTTTTCGCGCGCCGCCACCAGTTACAACCAAGCGGCACAATTGCAAAAAATAGTCGGCGAAGCTCTGCTCGCAACTCTGCCTGATGATTTACAAGGCACAGCATTAGACTTCGGTTGCGGCACGGGATTTATCAGCGCAGCACTGCAAAAAAAACATCCTGCACTGCGTGTAATCGGCGTTGATCTCGCCAGCGGCATGTTGCAAACCGCACAACAAACACACGCTATCACAGCCGTGCAAGCGGATATGGAACAGCTGCCGTTTGCAACACAATCAACCGATCATTTAATTTCTAATCTCGCATTGCAATGGGCAGATGATCTCACGCAATGTTTTACTGAATGGCGGCGCACCTTGAAACCGCAGGGCACACTGCGTTTTACCACTTTTTTACCCAACACGCTGCAAGAACTTAAAACCAGTTGGCAGGCTGTTGACGATGCTGTGCATGTCAATACTTTTATGACACAAGAAAAAATTGTGGGTGCGTTACAGCAAGCAGGCTTTTCCTCTATTGAAACTTTCTCTGCTGCGCATGTGTTGTATTACGATCAACTGCAAGATTTGGCGCGCGAACTCAAAGCGATCGGTGCACACAATATGAATAGCGGCAGACCGCAAGGGCTGACAGGAAAAAATCGCTGGGCAACATTAATAACGGCTTACGAAATGCTGCGTACCGAGCGCGGGCTGCCCGCCACTTACGAGGTGCTGTATGTCACCGCAGCCTAA
- a CDS encoding paraquat-inducible protein A, whose product MNPPIDTVQSKLTACADCDLLLADLPVPEGSESVCPRCGHGLREGRPDSALFSALLSSVGLLLLIPAMGMPLLSLASTGLRHDVSITQAVLALGNDGYWEVATLVAVCALVAPFLNLWLVFAVGVVLQMGGAPPWLPALLRLNHHVREWAMPEVFLLAVLVSVVKLKDMAQLLPGVGLYCFICLMLCTLLIETLIDQHELWQTYEKNRAQEK is encoded by the coding sequence GTGAATCCTCCCATTGATACAGTGCAGAGCAAGCTCACCGCCTGCGCCGACTGTGACTTGCTATTGGCAGATCTGCCTGTGCCTGAAGGCAGCGAGTCGGTGTGCCCTCGTTGTGGCCACGGCCTGAGAGAAGGCCGCCCTGACAGTGCATTGTTTTCTGCTCTGCTGTCCTCCGTTGGCTTGCTGCTGCTCATTCCTGCCATGGGTATGCCATTGCTGAGCTTGGCATCTACTGGTTTGCGTCACGATGTGTCGATTACGCAAGCTGTATTGGCGCTCGGCAATGATGGCTATTGGGAAGTGGCAACGCTGGTGGCGGTGTGTGCGTTAGTGGCGCCTTTCCTCAATCTCTGGTTGGTGTTTGCGGTGGGTGTGGTATTGCAGATGGGTGGCGCGCCGCCGTGGCTACCGGCTTTGCTGCGTCTTAACCATCATGTGCGCGAATGGGCGATGCCGGAAGTTTTCTTGCTGGCGGTGTTGGTGTCTGTCGTCAAATTAAAAGATATGGCGCAGCTCTTGCCCGGCGTGGGTTTGTATTGTTTTATTTGCCTCATGCTGTGCACCTTGTTGATTGAAACACTGATAGACCAGCACGAGTTGTGGCAGACCTACGAAAAGAATCGCGCGCAGGAAAAATAA
- a CDS encoding VanZ family protein gives MSPQPNTLLRIPLPLRQIAFWSAWCVATLVMLLPTSSLPSVNIWDKAEHAMTFAGLMFLAWLAYQHRYSLTVLAALLIGYGVATECLQHFIPSRSFSVLDMVADSIGVLFMLFVLRLRNKS, from the coding sequence ATGTCACCGCAGCCTAATACCTTGCTGCGCATTCCGTTGCCACTACGGCAAATCGCTTTTTGGAGCGCATGGTGCGTTGCGACACTGGTGATGTTATTGCCTACCAGCAGTTTGCCTTCGGTAAATATTTGGGACAAAGCCGAACACGCAATGACTTTTGCCGGTTTGATGTTTTTAGCGTGGCTCGCTTACCAACATCGTTATTCACTCACCGTATTGGCCGCATTGCTGATTGGTTATGGCGTTGCTACAGAATGTTTGCAGCACTTTATTCCATCGCGCAGTTTTAGCGTGCTGGACATGGTGGCAGACAGCATTGGTGTTCTGTTCATGCTATTTGTACTGCGCTTGAGAAATAAATCATGA
- the bioF gene encoding 8-amino-7-oxononanoate synthase yields MNRWQQSWQEKLTERAENNLLRTVRVNAFDAQRSFISNDYLGLAQHPALKKALCAAAEKYGSGSGASHLLGGHSAPHQQLEEELTAFTGRERALLFSTGYMANLGVLTALLQKGDCVLQDKLNHASLLDGGLFSGADFRRYLHSDINSLEKHLTRCADKKVLVATDGVFSMDGDIAPLPELAVLCQQHQALLMVDDAHGFGVLGKNGAGSCEHFSLSQNAVPILMGTFGKALGSFGAFVAGSNDLIEMLIQFARPFIYTTALPPAQTAATSSALGLLKTESWRREKLQNNIAFFKQQAAQRQLALQDSPTAIQPLLIGSSVRVMQIDKQMRQRGFLVGAVRPPTVADNAARLRITLSAIHEEKDMAHLLDAIVDCLRATS; encoded by the coding sequence ATGAACCGCTGGCAACAATCATGGCAAGAAAAACTTACTGAGCGCGCCGAGAATAATTTGCTGCGTACCGTACGCGTCAATGCGTTTGATGCGCAGCGCTCTTTTATCAGCAATGATTATCTTGGTCTTGCGCAACATCCAGCCTTAAAAAAAGCACTGTGCGCTGCTGCAGAAAAATACGGCAGTGGTAGCGGCGCTTCGCATTTATTGGGCGGGCATTCTGCGCCGCATCAACAACTAGAAGAAGAACTCACCGCCTTCACCGGTCGCGAACGCGCCCTGCTTTTTTCCACCGGTTACATGGCAAATCTTGGCGTGTTGACAGCGCTGCTGCAAAAAGGCGATTGCGTACTGCAAGACAAACTCAACCACGCATCACTGTTGGACGGCGGTTTATTTTCCGGCGCGGATTTTCGCCGCTACTTGCACAGCGACATTAATAGCCTAGAAAAACATCTAACGCGCTGCGCGGACAAAAAAGTTTTAGTCGCCACCGATGGCGTATTCAGTATGGATGGTGATATTGCGCCGCTACCTGAATTAGCTGTTCTGTGCCAACAGCATCAAGCACTATTGATGGTGGACGATGCGCACGGCTTTGGCGTGCTGGGCAAAAACGGCGCTGGCAGTTGCGAACATTTTTCACTGTCACAAAACGCTGTGCCGATTTTGATGGGTACTTTCGGTAAAGCACTGGGCAGCTTCGGCGCTTTTGTTGCCGGTTCAAATGATTTGATAGAAATGCTAATTCAATTCGCGCGACCTTTTATTTACACCACCGCGCTGCCACCGGCACAAACTGCTGCGACATCGTCTGCGCTTGGCTTATTAAAAACAGAAAGCTGGCGGCGTGAAAAACTGCAAAACAATATTGCCTTTTTCAAACAACAAGCTGCACAGCGGCAACTCGCGTTGCAAGATTCTCCCACCGCCATCCAACCACTTTTGATTGGCAGCAGTGTGCGAGTTATGCAAATCGACAAACAGATGCGTCAGCGTGGTTTTTTAGTCGGCGCCGTGCGACCGCCCACCGTAGCAGATAACGCAGCGCGTTTGCGCATCACACTGTCTGCCATACACGAAGAAAAAGATATGGCACATTTGCTCGATGCCATCGTCGACTGTTTGCGTGCAACATCATGA
- a CDS encoding phytanoyl-CoA dioxygenase family protein — translation MTLPLTPWFDAPDAAAQASARCAAGEISASERDALVDFIRDGYVILPERIDAALIDQILDDIQQAPQHREQIVLRKNGQYSHPGTLGVVGRRKRIIDFHAFSDAALQVSLAAPITRFLSLLYGEPALAFQSLLFQYGSRQAMHRDPYYVVTGQPAFLTATWVALENIVEGSGELAYFVGSHRVSDTAFASGKTTWTRQTDSREQHESHLDRLVNTCENAGLERKTFLAEKGQILVWHAGLVHGGSPVLEPEQTRRSFVTHYCPMSDCPAFLQKQPTGADRYAQGDGFYASRHYDIPSRSVKKTQFLSHWETPQPRSQPKPSLEG, via the coding sequence ATGACTTTACCTCTTACGCCTTGGTTTGACGCTCCCGATGCTGCTGCGCAAGCCAGTGCGCGTTGTGCGGCAGGAGAAATCAGTGCATCAGAGCGCGATGCGTTGGTGGACTTTATTCGCGATGGTTATGTGATTCTGCCTGAACGCATTGATGCCGCGTTAATCGATCAAATCCTTGACGATATTCAGCAAGCGCCACAACACCGCGAGCAAATTGTGCTGCGTAAAAACGGGCAGTACAGCCATCCAGGGACGTTGGGCGTGGTGGGCAGGCGCAAACGCATCATTGATTTTCACGCGTTTAGCGATGCTGCATTGCAAGTCTCCCTTGCTGCACCAATCACGCGTTTTCTCTCTCTGTTGTATGGCGAACCCGCGCTGGCGTTTCAATCACTACTGTTTCAATACGGCTCGCGCCAAGCCATGCATCGCGACCCTTACTATGTCGTCACGGGGCAGCCCGCCTTTCTCACCGCCACTTGGGTTGCGCTGGAAAATATTGTGGAAGGCTCGGGCGAGCTGGCGTACTTCGTCGGCAGCCATCGCGTGAGCGACACGGCATTCGCCAGCGGCAAAACTACATGGACGCGCCAAACGGACTCACGCGAACAGCATGAATCCCATCTCGACCGGCTGGTCAACACTTGTGAAAACGCTGGGCTGGAGCGAAAAACCTTTCTCGCCGAAAAAGGACAAATTTTAGTGTGGCATGCCGGTTTAGTGCACGGCGGCAGCCCTGTGTTAGAGCCGGAGCAAACGCGCCGCAGTTTTGTTACGCATTACTGCCCGATGTCCGACTGCCCCGCCTTCTTGCAGAAGCAGCCCACTGGAGCAGACCGCTATGCACAGGGCGATGGGTTCTATGCTTCGCGCCATTACGACATCCCCTCTCGCAGTGTAAAAAAGACTCAATTCTTATCACATTGGGAAACGCCCCAGCCTCGCAGTCAACCAAAACCATCGCTCGAAGGTTGA